From a single Novipirellula caenicola genomic region:
- a CDS encoding alpha/beta hydrolase, translating to MNWRDYQALQKVTNLGDRFVSYVDEGSGNNTDDDPVILLHGIPVWGYLWHQVLPALATHHRTLIPDLLGFGFSDRRDCFDRSITCQAEMIDQWMEKLGIAQAAFVAHDIGGGVALRLATLFPHRVSRLCVMNTVCYDSWPIELMLQFGHPGAKSLASASKTITSLGVALKSGFATSPNSEVMDGLLAPYHTEVGKLSLIRNAAALNTNQTTEITDRLHRIEVPTLVLWGEDDKFQLAKYGKRLATDIPGAQWEPIANARHFVMLDQPTPVATHLQSFLSATTAAVNSV from the coding sequence ATGAATTGGCGTGATTATCAAGCATTACAAAAAGTAACGAACTTGGGCGACCGCTTCGTTAGCTATGTCGATGAGGGCAGCGGAAACAACACCGACGACGATCCGGTGATCTTGCTGCATGGGATTCCCGTTTGGGGTTACCTGTGGCATCAAGTGTTGCCAGCACTGGCAACGCATCATCGTACGCTGATACCGGATTTGCTAGGCTTCGGTTTTTCCGATCGACGTGACTGCTTTGACCGCTCGATCACTTGCCAAGCGGAAATGATCGACCAATGGATGGAGAAACTGGGGATCGCCCAGGCCGCATTTGTCGCTCATGATATTGGCGGGGGCGTCGCACTGCGATTGGCAACGCTGTTTCCGCACCGAGTCTCGCGACTTTGCGTGATGAACACGGTCTGCTATGACTCGTGGCCGATTGAATTGATGCTGCAATTTGGACATCCTGGCGCCAAAAGTCTCGCTTCGGCATCAAAAACAATCACGTCGCTAGGCGTGGCACTGAAAAGCGGATTTGCCACGTCGCCTAACAGCGAAGTGATGGATGGACTACTGGCTCCCTACCACACCGAAGTCGGCAAATTGTCATTGATCCGCAACGCCGCTGCGCTGAACACCAACCAGACGACCGAGATCACCGATCGGTTGCACCGGATTGAGGTACCAACGTTGGTGTTGTGGGGCGAAGATGACAAGTTTCAACTGGCGAAGTATGGGAAACGTTTGGCGACGGACATCCCCGGTGCTCAGTGGGAACCGATCGCTAACGCTCGCCACTTTGTCATGCTCGACCAACCCACTCCCGTCGCGACGCATCTACAGTCGTTCTTATCCGCAACAACCGCAGCGGTAAACTCCGTCTGA
- a CDS encoding Hsp20/alpha crystallin family protein, translating into MLSSHWQPMADVNRLRSELDRLFGQVSGGNGPSRRGTFPLVNMWEDDNALYLEAELPGFEMDDLEIYVTGGNQLSISGERKQPEHEAGAWHRQERGFGKFRRTLELQQDVDSENVSANFRNGILTLTMPKSEAAKPRRIEVKAN; encoded by the coding sequence ATGTTAAGTTCACATTGGCAGCCGATGGCAGACGTGAATCGGCTTCGTAGCGAATTGGACCGCTTGTTTGGTCAAGTCAGTGGTGGCAATGGTCCTTCACGACGCGGAACCTTCCCATTGGTGAACATGTGGGAAGACGACAACGCGCTGTATTTGGAAGCGGAACTGCCAGGATTTGAGATGGATGATCTCGAGATCTACGTCACCGGTGGTAACCAGTTGTCGATTTCGGGAGAACGAAAACAGCCTGAGCACGAAGCAGGTGCATGGCATCGACAAGAACGTGGTTTTGGCAAGTTCCGACGCACGTTGGAATTGCAACAGGACGTCGATAGCGAGAACGTGTCTGCGAATTTCCGCAACGGCATTTTGACGCTGACGATGCCCAAGAGCGAAGCGGCTAAACCACGGCGTATCGAAGTGAAAGCGAACTGA
- a CDS encoding PQQ-binding-like beta-propeller repeat protein: MQSPQSVKVSGLFVCVWLAMPLVAVASDSWPQFRGPHADGVVREANDLPVQWTANKNVAWKTEIPGRGWSSPVVWGNRVFLTTVINHGDGEEPKKGLYFGGNRPELPASEHEWVVICLDLDSGDLVWRKQVRKASPKTSIHLKNSYASETPVTDGEHVYVMFGGVGVYCFDIDGNEVWMHNLEPRKTRYGWGTAASPVLFGDRLYLVNDNDEESYLMALDKRTGEQVWRTPRDEKSNWSTPYLWKNELRREIVTLGSEKVRSYDLDGNLLWSLSGMSSITIATPYQHNGLLFISSGYVGDRDRPLYAIRPGAEGDISLEGTETANESIVWSQPTGAPYNPTTIAYEGIVYVLYDRGLFAAYDAADGSEVYSKVRIPNGGEFTSSPWAYHGKIFCINEDGVTSVIKAGKEFELLGSNPLSDDDMAMATPAIAADRLLIRTAKRIYCIQK; the protein is encoded by the coding sequence ATGCAATCTCCTCAATCGGTGAAGGTTTCTGGACTGTTTGTTTGCGTTTGGCTCGCCATGCCGTTGGTTGCCGTGGCGAGTGATTCATGGCCGCAATTTCGTGGGCCGCATGCGGATGGCGTCGTTCGCGAAGCAAACGATCTTCCGGTCCAGTGGACCGCCAATAAAAACGTGGCATGGAAAACCGAGATTCCTGGACGCGGATGGTCATCCCCGGTCGTCTGGGGAAACCGAGTCTTTTTGACCACCGTCATCAATCACGGCGATGGCGAAGAGCCAAAGAAGGGCTTGTATTTCGGTGGCAATCGGCCTGAGTTGCCGGCGTCGGAACACGAGTGGGTGGTGATCTGCTTGGATTTAGACAGCGGTGATCTGGTTTGGAGAAAACAGGTTCGCAAGGCGTCACCAAAAACCTCGATCCATTTAAAGAACAGCTATGCATCGGAGACGCCCGTTACCGACGGCGAACACGTGTACGTGATGTTTGGCGGGGTGGGGGTTTACTGCTTTGACATCGATGGCAACGAGGTTTGGATGCACAACCTCGAGCCACGAAAAACGCGATACGGCTGGGGCACCGCCGCGTCGCCGGTGCTGTTTGGCGATCGACTGTACCTGGTCAACGACAATGACGAAGAGTCTTATCTGATGGCGTTGGATAAACGCACGGGCGAACAAGTCTGGCGAACTCCGCGGGACGAAAAGAGCAACTGGTCGACTCCTTACCTTTGGAAGAACGAACTGCGTCGCGAGATCGTGACGCTTGGTTCTGAGAAGGTTCGCTCGTACGACTTGGATGGTAACTTGTTGTGGTCACTTAGCGGCATGTCGAGCATCACGATCGCGACGCCGTACCAGCACAATGGCTTGCTCTTCATCAGTTCGGGGTACGTTGGCGATCGCGATCGGCCGCTGTACGCGATCCGCCCAGGAGCCGAAGGCGACATCTCACTCGAGGGGACCGAAACTGCGAACGAATCAATTGTCTGGAGTCAACCGACCGGAGCGCCGTACAATCCGACAACGATCGCGTATGAAGGCATCGTGTACGTGTTATATGACCGTGGTTTGTTTGCCGCGTATGATGCCGCAGATGGCAGCGAAGTTTACTCGAAGGTACGGATCCCAAACGGAGGCGAATTCACATCATCACCGTGGGCCTATCACGGCAAGATTTTCTGCATCAACGAAGACGGAGTGACGTCGGTGATCAAGGCGGGCAAAGAATTCGAGTTATTGGGCAGCAATCCGTTGTCTGACGATGACATGGCGATGGCAACGCCTGCGATCGCAGCGGACCGATTACTCATCCGCACCGCCAAGCGAATCTACTGCATCCAAAAATAG
- a CDS encoding Hsp20/alpha crystallin family protein encodes MSTTMSNADKQAGDSASPEQTYQSTYVPRFDIWEGEEELLLYGDLPGVSVDDLDIRFENRELTIHGKVPSRHEGDFLVSEYGTGDFHRTFTVGESIDAEKISAEMKHGVLTLRLPKSEKVKPRRIKVQAN; translated from the coding sequence ATGTCCACGACCATGAGCAATGCGGATAAACAAGCCGGCGACAGCGCGAGTCCTGAACAAACCTATCAATCGACTTACGTTCCACGGTTTGACATTTGGGAAGGCGAAGAAGAACTGTTGCTGTACGGTGACTTACCGGGCGTCAGCGTCGACGATCTCGACATTCGGTTTGAAAATCGCGAGTTGACGATTCACGGAAAAGTCCCCTCGCGTCACGAAGGCGATTTTTTGGTTAGCGAATATGGCACTGGCGATTTCCATCGAACGTTTACAGTTGGTGAAAGCATCGACGCCGAGAAGATTTCGGCCGAGATGAAGCACGGCGTATTGACGTTGCGACTGCCAAAATCCGAAAAGGTGAAACCTCGCCGGATCAAAGTTCAAGCCAACTAA
- a CDS encoding response regulator transcription factor, which translates to MRLDDRGSVGHPGSIEPSQSPTANELESANTWEKTHPGTRLVNWDEWPQIAAHLHLTQRELDVIVLLFYGHTRNAIGRMLEIQPRTVRQYVEQLHLKLEVQDRVALVLKVVECRDALRTGDEPREEVGDDDLFPASAASRQSRPKRQHPVL; encoded by the coding sequence ATGCGTTTAGACGATCGAGGGAGCGTAGGACATCCCGGTTCAATAGAACCCAGCCAAAGTCCGACAGCAAACGAACTAGAATCAGCCAATACATGGGAGAAGACTCATCCTGGCACACGGCTTGTCAACTGGGACGAGTGGCCTCAGATTGCAGCCCATTTGCACCTGACGCAGCGAGAGCTAGACGTGATAGTCTTACTCTTTTACGGTCATACCCGCAACGCGATTGGCCGCATGCTTGAGATCCAACCGCGTACGGTACGCCAATACGTGGAACAACTGCATTTGAAGCTAGAGGTGCAAGATCGTGTTGCTCTGGTCTTGAAGGTAGTGGAGTGTCGCGACGCACTTCGCACGGGTGACGAACCACGCGAGGAAGTTGGGGATGACGACTTGTTTCCTGCGAGCGCTGCATCTCGACAAAGCCGGCCGAAACGACAGCATCCGGTGCTTTGA